One genomic window of Deinococcus deserti VCD115 includes the following:
- the chrA gene encoding chromate efflux transporter — protein sequence MTQLPDRPVLHPREVSFQEATAAWARIAAQSFGGPAGQIAVMHRILVEEKRWISEERFLHALNYCMLLPGPEAQQLAIYIGWLLNGTKGGIVAGCLFVLPGFISILILSIIYALYQETTLVQAVFFGLKAAVLVIVLDAVLRIGKRALKHPLLVVLAGVAFVSIFFFNVPFPLVVLGAGLIGYFGSRVRPEVFQGNGGHGSSAHGEEVRDAVITAETATRVTPSWNRFFRITAIGLATWFGPLLLVGALFGFSSVFWLMAKFFSQMAVVTFGGAYAVLAYVAQEAVQVFGWLKPGEMLNGLGMAETTPGPLIQVVQYVGFMGAFRDPEGLTPLAAGILASVVVTWATYAPCFLWIFLGAPYIEQLRGNKALSGALTAITAAVVGVILNLSVWFALNTLFSRVGETHLGPLRLYTPDWSTLNIPSLVLAVIAGIALFRFKLGAIPTLALTTVLGAAFVLLTRSGG from the coding sequence GTGACCCAATTGCCTGACAGGCCAGTTCTTCATCCGCGCGAGGTGAGCTTTCAGGAGGCGACTGCCGCCTGGGCCCGCATTGCCGCTCAGAGCTTTGGGGGCCCTGCTGGGCAGATCGCGGTGATGCACCGCATTCTGGTCGAAGAAAAACGCTGGATCAGTGAGGAACGCTTTCTGCATGCACTGAACTACTGCATGCTGCTGCCAGGCCCGGAAGCGCAGCAGTTGGCCATCTACATCGGCTGGCTGCTGAACGGCACGAAAGGAGGCATCGTCGCAGGATGCCTTTTCGTCCTGCCGGGCTTTATTTCCATCCTGATCCTTAGCATCATCTATGCGCTCTACCAGGAAACAACACTGGTGCAGGCTGTGTTTTTCGGGCTCAAGGCCGCTGTCCTGGTCATCGTCCTTGACGCTGTTCTCCGGATAGGAAAGCGGGCCCTGAAGCACCCTCTTCTTGTTGTGCTCGCAGGAGTGGCGTTCGTTTCCATCTTCTTCTTCAACGTGCCGTTTCCTCTCGTGGTTCTTGGAGCAGGCCTGATCGGGTATTTCGGCAGCCGGGTGCGTCCAGAGGTGTTTCAGGGAAACGGCGGGCACGGCAGCAGTGCACACGGAGAGGAGGTCAGGGACGCCGTCATCACTGCAGAAACCGCCACCCGCGTAACTCCAAGCTGGAACAGGTTTTTTCGGATCACTGCGATCGGACTGGCCACATGGTTTGGTCCTCTGCTGCTTGTCGGAGCACTGTTCGGCTTTAGCAGCGTCTTCTGGCTGATGGCCAAGTTCTTCAGCCAGATGGCAGTGGTGACTTTCGGCGGTGCCTACGCCGTACTGGCTTACGTGGCTCAGGAGGCTGTGCAGGTCTTCGGGTGGCTCAAGCCGGGCGAAATGCTCAACGGTCTGGGCATGGCAGAAACGACTCCTGGTCCGTTGATCCAGGTGGTGCAGTACGTGGGTTTCATGGGCGCCTTCCGGGATCCTGAGGGCCTGACTCCACTGGCTGCAGGCATCCTGGCATCGGTGGTTGTTACCTGGGCAACCTACGCTCCTTGTTTCCTGTGGATTTTCCTGGGAGCTCCGTATATCGAGCAGTTGCGTGGCAACAAGGCCCTGTCTGGCGCCTTAACCGCTATTACAGCGGCGGTAGTGGGCGTCATCCTCAATCTCAGTGTGTGGTTTGCTCTCAATACCCTGTTCTCCAGGGTGGGGGAGACGCACCTGGGACCCCTGCGCCTGTACACACCGGACTGGAGCACCCTGAATATCCCTTCGCTGGTACTGGCCGTCATCGCGGGGATCGCCCTCTTCCGCTTCAAGCTGGGCGCAATCCCCACGCTGGCCCTGACCACGGTTCTTGGTGCGGCTTTTGTCCTCCTGACCCGGAGTGGGGGGTGA
- a CDS encoding DUF3179 domain-containing protein, with amino-acid sequence MLRILLAIAALSFSGASAQPEQVDTLRVQTQFASVPLTELRSGGPPPNGIPPLGFQGDSQGFPDTKAAQFEPVKAAGSWLEPREPVILVTVAGETGIFPLQVLLWHEIANVTLGRVPVAVTFCPLCNTALVADRRIPVGQEQLRRLKGNPQVKDGRVLVTFGVSGLLYKSDLVMFDSATHSLWYQAMGRGIVGPLTGTQLRVYPSLIVSFAEAARDAPQARVLSRRTGYTRDYGRNPYVGYDDVDEPPFLYSGPLDRRLAPKERVVTVSAGEAHTAYPFRTLAQQRVVNDHIATIAIVVFWAPGTRSAMNTTSVNEGRDVGSGVVFSRRVGGRDLTFESRNGTFRDRETGSTWSLTGRATDGPLRGTALKPFAHGNHFWFAWAAYVPRTEVYLPR; translated from the coding sequence GTGCTCAGAATACTGCTTGCCATTGCTGCCCTTTCGTTCAGTGGGGCAAGTGCACAACCTGAACAGGTAGATACTCTTCGCGTCCAGACACAATTTGCGTCTGTTCCCCTGACGGAATTGCGTTCTGGGGGCCCGCCTCCAAATGGCATTCCGCCGCTGGGATTTCAGGGAGACTCGCAAGGCTTTCCCGATACCAAGGCGGCACAGTTCGAACCAGTGAAGGCGGCCGGCAGCTGGCTGGAGCCACGTGAACCCGTAATTCTTGTAACGGTTGCTGGCGAAACAGGCATTTTTCCGCTACAGGTCCTGTTATGGCACGAGATTGCGAACGTGACTCTGGGCAGGGTTCCTGTCGCTGTGACCTTCTGTCCGCTGTGCAACACGGCATTGGTTGCCGACCGCAGAATTCCGGTAGGGCAGGAGCAGCTGCGCCGCCTGAAAGGAAACCCCCAGGTCAAAGATGGCCGCGTGCTGGTGACTTTTGGTGTGTCTGGTCTGCTGTACAAAAGTGATCTTGTAATGTTCGACTCTGCTACCCATTCGCTGTGGTATCAGGCGATGGGTCGTGGCATTGTCGGCCCCCTCACCGGTACGCAATTGCGGGTCTACCCAAGCCTGATCGTGTCATTTGCGGAGGCCGCCCGCGATGCGCCGCAGGCACGGGTGCTCTCCAGGCGAACCGGGTATACCCGCGACTACGGCCGCAACCCCTATGTCGGCTACGACGACGTGGATGAGCCTCCGTTTCTGTACTCGGGGCCGCTGGACCGTCGTCTGGCGCCCAAGGAGCGGGTCGTGACCGTCAGTGCAGGTGAAGCGCATACTGCCTATCCTTTTCGGACCCTGGCACAGCAGCGCGTGGTGAATGACCACATCGCCACCATAGCCATTGTCGTGTTCTGGGCTCCTGGAACCCGAAGCGCTATGAATACGACAAGCGTGAACGAAGGCCGTGACGTCGGCTCAGGGGTCGTCTTCAGTCGTCGAGTCGGAGGACGTGATCTGACGTTCGAGAGTAGAAACGGCACTTTCCGTGACCGGGAGACAGGCAGCACGTGGTCCCTGACGGGACGTGCCACCGACGGGCCGCTGAGAGGCACCGCCCTGAAGCCTTTTGCCCATGGGAATCATTTCTGGTTTGCATGGGCTGCTTACGTACCTCGGACAGAAGTTTATCTGCCGCGTTGA
- a CDS encoding PH domain-containing protein — protein MESVAIGLILLTLPPLLYIVSQKTGVRYTWTPDALQVDTGLRRYIFPYATTTARLTTQPLGSRIWGTAVSGSVTGRYTLDSSTVQALATTARPAQALLLEAGQQTFYVTPERAEEFAARFLAK, from the coding sequence ATGGAGTCCGTGGCTATTGGCTTGATTCTGCTCACCCTCCCCCCGCTGCTCTACATCGTCAGTCAGAAGACCGGAGTGAGGTACACCTGGACGCCGGATGCCCTCCAGGTGGATACCGGCTTGCGAAGATACATCTTTCCATATGCGACGACGACGGCCCGTCTCACCACGCAACCCCTGGGCTCCCGGATCTGGGGCACAGCAGTATCCGGGAGTGTGACGGGCCGTTATACCCTGGACAGCAGCACTGTTCAGGCCTTAGCTACGACCGCTCGCCCAGCACAGGCCCTGCTTCTAGAGGCTGGTCAGCAAACGTTCTATGTCACGCCAGAGAGGGCTGAGGAGTTCGCGGCGCGATTTTTAGCGAAATGA
- a CDS encoding CopZ family metallochaperone: protein MTTELIVSGMTCGHCETAVKNALKDVPGVQDVRVDLKGGTAAVEGDVDAQALIAAVTEEGYGAQVCQ from the coding sequence ATGACAACTGAACTGATTGTGAGTGGGATGACCTGCGGACACTGCGAAACGGCCGTGAAAAATGCGCTCAAAGACGTTCCCGGCGTTCAGGACGTCCGCGTTGACCTGAAAGGTGGCACGGCTGCTGTAGAGGGCGACGTGGACGCCCAGGCCCTGATCGCGGCCGTCACTGAGGAAGGATACGGCGCGCAGGTCTGTCAGTAA
- a CDS encoding heavy metal translocating P-type ATPase, protein MTKTVELGVQGMTCASCVGRVERGLSKVEGVDQATVNLATERATVSYDPEKTSPQALMDKVRAIGYEPVVGTLELGVQGMTCANCVGRVERTLKKVDGVLEANVNLATERASIRYLPASVSPGQLKAAVRASGYEILENEAGKDRTDQEREVREREVQGLRRAVIFSAVFAVPLLLLAMVPMLYMPFHMWLTGYVDMGTLNWIMLALAAPVQFGPGLRFYRLGWKSLTHRSPDMNSLVMIGTSAAFFYSLLVTVAPQIFPEGTAHVYYEASAVVITLILLGKYFEAIAKGRSSEAMKKLLSLQPKTARVVRQGQEHEVPTDEVLIGDLLAVRPGEKIPVDGEVTGGNSFVDESMITGEPVPVNKQAGSSVVGGTINQNGALTFKATRVGADTALAQIIKLVETAQGSKPPIQGLADKVVSVFVPVVLGIAALTFVLWMIFGGQTALSFALVNTVAVLIIACPCAMGLATPTSIMVGTGKAAELGVLFRNGSALEGLQGVQVVAVDKTGTLTRGRPELTDLVTTPAFDRQQVLGLVAAAEAQSEHPIAQAIVEAARREGITPLTTDHFEAVPGFGLEARVAGHLVQIGADRYMTRLGLDTGAFTAQAHQLGDEGKSPMYAAIDGQLAAIIAVADPIKEGSFEAVRALHRQGLKVAMITGDNGRTAHAIARQLGIDEVLAEVLPSGKSDAVKALQAQGHKVAFVGDGINDAPALAQADVGLAIGTGTDVAVETADVILMSGDLRGVPNAYALSRATLRNIRLNLFWAFAYNVILIPVAAGVLYPTFGWLLSPVLAAAAMGFSSVFVLTNALRLRGFRPPVRPDHVPAHTPASSPLHA, encoded by the coding sequence ATGACCAAAACAGTGGAACTCGGCGTGCAGGGCATGACCTGCGCCAGTTGTGTCGGCCGCGTCGAACGTGGACTAAGCAAGGTTGAGGGTGTCGACCAGGCAACCGTCAACCTGGCCACCGAACGCGCCACCGTCTCGTATGACCCCGAGAAAACCAGTCCCCAGGCGCTGATGGACAAGGTCAGGGCGATTGGTTACGAGCCTGTGGTGGGGACGCTTGAACTCGGCGTGCAGGGCATGACCTGCGCCAACTGTGTCGGCCGCGTCGAACGTACTCTGAAAAAGGTCGATGGAGTGCTGGAAGCCAACGTCAACCTTGCTACCGAGCGGGCGAGTATCCGGTACCTGCCGGCCAGCGTCAGCCCCGGGCAGCTCAAGGCCGCCGTGCGAGCGTCCGGCTACGAGATCCTCGAAAACGAGGCTGGGAAAGACCGCACAGACCAGGAACGCGAAGTCCGGGAACGGGAAGTTCAGGGACTGCGCCGCGCCGTCATCTTCAGCGCCGTTTTCGCTGTTCCGCTGTTGCTGCTGGCTATGGTGCCGATGCTGTATATGCCCTTTCATATGTGGCTGACGGGTTACGTGGACATGGGCACGCTGAACTGGATCATGCTGGCGCTCGCCGCTCCCGTCCAGTTCGGTCCCGGTCTGCGCTTTTACCGTCTCGGCTGGAAAAGCCTGACGCACCGTTCACCTGACATGAACAGCCTGGTCATGATCGGTACTTCCGCCGCGTTCTTTTACAGCCTGCTGGTGACCGTCGCACCTCAGATTTTCCCTGAAGGCACCGCGCACGTGTATTACGAGGCCAGCGCTGTTGTCATCACCCTGATTCTGCTGGGCAAATACTTCGAGGCCATCGCCAAGGGACGCAGCAGCGAAGCCATGAAGAAGCTGCTCTCCCTGCAGCCCAAAACCGCCCGTGTTGTCCGGCAGGGGCAGGAACACGAAGTTCCCACCGATGAAGTCCTGATAGGCGATCTGCTGGCGGTGCGCCCCGGCGAGAAAATCCCGGTGGACGGTGAAGTTACGGGCGGCAACAGCTTTGTCGACGAGAGCATGATCACCGGCGAGCCCGTCCCTGTGAACAAACAGGCTGGCTCAAGCGTCGTAGGCGGCACCATCAACCAGAATGGGGCCCTTACGTTCAAAGCCACCAGGGTCGGTGCTGATACCGCGCTGGCCCAGATCATCAAGCTGGTCGAAACGGCCCAGGGCAGCAAGCCTCCGATTCAGGGGCTGGCCGATAAGGTGGTCAGTGTCTTCGTACCTGTCGTGCTGGGGATCGCAGCCCTGACCTTCGTGCTGTGGATGATTTTTGGTGGGCAGACCGCCCTGAGCTTCGCGCTGGTCAACACGGTCGCGGTACTGATCATTGCCTGTCCCTGCGCCATGGGCCTTGCAACACCCACCAGCATCATGGTCGGCACCGGCAAGGCTGCGGAGCTGGGCGTGCTGTTCCGCAACGGATCGGCGCTTGAAGGTCTTCAGGGTGTTCAGGTGGTGGCCGTCGATAAAACAGGCACGCTGACCAGGGGCAGGCCTGAACTCACTGATCTGGTGACCACCCCAGCATTTGACCGCCAGCAGGTCCTTGGTCTTGTCGCGGCCGCCGAGGCGCAAAGTGAGCATCCCATCGCCCAGGCGATTGTCGAGGCGGCCAGGCGTGAAGGAATTACCCCTCTGACAACGGACCACTTTGAAGCCGTACCGGGATTTGGTCTGGAAGCGCGTGTGGCAGGACACCTGGTGCAGATCGGCGCCGACCGGTACATGACCCGGCTTGGCCTCGACACTGGAGCTTTTACCGCGCAGGCTCATCAGCTGGGTGACGAAGGCAAGTCCCCAATGTACGCCGCCATCGACGGGCAGCTTGCAGCCATCATTGCGGTGGCAGACCCGATCAAGGAAGGCAGCTTCGAAGCGGTCCGTGCACTGCACCGCCAGGGTCTGAAGGTCGCGATGATCACCGGCGACAACGGGCGCACCGCCCACGCCATCGCGCGGCAACTGGGCATCGACGAGGTCCTTGCAGAAGTGCTGCCCAGCGGCAAGAGCGACGCGGTGAAAGCCCTTCAGGCCCAGGGGCACAAGGTGGCCTTCGTAGGTGACGGCATCAACGACGCGCCCGCCCTGGCCCAGGCCGATGTTGGTCTGGCAATCGGCACCGGTACTGACGTAGCCGTGGAGACCGCCGACGTGATCCTCATGAGCGGCGACCTGCGTGGTGTACCGAACGCCTACGCGCTTTCACGGGCGACCCTGCGCAATATCCGCCTGAACCTGTTCTGGGCCTTCGCGTACAACGTCATCCTGATACCAGTGGCGGCGGGTGTGCTCTACCCTACGTTCGGCTGGCTGCTCAGTCCGGTCCTGGCCGCCGCAGCAATGGGATTTTCCAGTGTCTTTGTGCTGACCAATGCGCTTCGCCTGCGCGGCTTCCGCCCGCCGGTCCGGCCAGACCACGTGCCCGCACACACGCCTGCGTCTTCTCCTCTCCACGCCTGA
- a CDS encoding MarR family winged helix-turn-helix transcriptional regulator, with the protein MTQNLTKPALPKVTLDLEDQLCFDLYAAARLITSAHRPFLLPLNLTYPQYVVMLTLWQHGPQTVTELGEYLHLDSGTLSPLLKRLETTGYVTRSKSALDERATIIELTPAGAALKERVTDVPSAVACQVGLKPEEKQKMQEQLRAMIARLSGDR; encoded by the coding sequence ATGACCCAGAACCTAACAAAACCAGCCCTGCCCAAAGTTACCCTTGACCTCGAAGACCAGCTTTGCTTCGATCTGTATGCCGCAGCGCGTCTGATCACCAGTGCTCACCGGCCATTTCTGCTTCCACTGAACCTCACATATCCGCAGTACGTGGTGATGCTTACGCTGTGGCAACACGGCCCGCAAACCGTCACCGAGCTTGGTGAGTATCTTCACCTGGACTCCGGCACTTTGTCTCCTCTGCTTAAACGACTCGAAACCACAGGGTACGTCACGCGTTCGAAAAGCGCTCTGGACGAACGTGCGACCATTATTGAGCTTACGCCAGCAGGAGCAGCACTAAAGGAGCGGGTGACTGATGTACCTTCAGCCGTTGCGTGCCAGGTGGGACTTAAACCGGAGGAGAAGCAGAAGATGCAAGAGCAACTGCGGGCGATGATTGCCCGGCTGAGTGGCGATCGCTGA
- a CDS encoding sensor domain-containing diguanylate cyclase, producing the protein MPSAPLPEQEYARLLELARYNILDTAPEESFDRLTRLAARTLRVPGVILNFVDQGRQWRKSWFGDGETNCSREDSFCAWTILSDDVLAVSDAREDPRFHDYKLVVGDPNIRMYAGAPLVTPSGHRIGSLCVFSAEARELDLDDQATLRDLAALVMDELELRLHNHVLQSQINQQDQQLWELRQTVAHAQVLEDINGLTETATTPEEVTLAVAAKIGEAIHADWTGLIAFSGNDATIQVAHHQPDLSPALLAFASRLPQLPCGVTRGMRGVTHTAYIEDYRQHPDALQEGVDAGFKSAALVPLGQYGEIEFLLIAARAERGSRAAWRSSDRALLDAAGRTVRAALVRRAALEASLLAARQDRLTGIANRRAFDHDLELRMQAGQPFTFALMDLDGFKQVNDVEGHAQGDRVLQVFALALRDTVSSYGQVYRYGGDEFALLLDPLTDERALEHVDSAVLAARQVTTRFVGASVGIVQMGNEDNPYCPSELQQRADTRMYEVKRRRQAALN; encoded by the coding sequence ATGCCGAGCGCGCCTCTACCAGAACAGGAATATGCACGTCTCCTGGAACTCGCTCGATACAACATTCTCGACACTGCACCTGAAGAGAGCTTTGATCGTCTGACCCGGCTCGCGGCCCGTACTTTGCGTGTGCCTGGAGTCATCCTGAACTTTGTGGATCAGGGACGGCAGTGGAGGAAATCCTGGTTTGGAGACGGGGAGACCAACTGCTCGCGGGAAGACTCGTTCTGCGCCTGGACCATCCTGTCTGACGACGTGCTGGCCGTGTCAGACGCCAGGGAAGACCCCCGGTTTCACGATTATAAGCTGGTGGTCGGAGATCCGAACATACGTATGTACGCTGGAGCGCCATTGGTTACGCCATCGGGGCACCGCATTGGTTCACTGTGTGTCTTCAGCGCGGAGGCACGAGAACTTGACCTGGATGATCAGGCAACGCTGCGTGATCTGGCTGCACTTGTGATGGATGAACTGGAACTCCGGCTGCATAATCATGTCCTTCAGTCGCAGATTAACCAGCAGGATCAGCAGCTTTGGGAATTGCGGCAAACGGTCGCCCACGCTCAGGTGCTGGAAGATATTAATGGCCTGACCGAGACTGCGACGACCCCTGAGGAAGTGACTCTGGCGGTGGCTGCCAAGATCGGCGAAGCAATCCATGCGGACTGGACTGGATTGATCGCCTTCTCTGGCAACGACGCGACCATACAGGTCGCCCACCATCAGCCTGATCTCAGTCCGGCTCTGCTGGCCTTTGCCTCTCGTTTACCGCAACTTCCGTGTGGTGTCACCCGGGGCATGCGTGGTGTAACGCATACAGCGTACATAGAGGATTACCGGCAGCATCCAGACGCTCTGCAAGAAGGTGTAGACGCTGGCTTTAAATCAGCTGCCCTGGTCCCCCTGGGTCAATATGGCGAGATTGAGTTTCTGCTGATTGCAGCCCGCGCCGAGCGAGGGAGTCGTGCTGCGTGGCGTAGCAGTGACCGGGCCTTGCTGGATGCTGCCGGCAGGACCGTACGAGCTGCCCTGGTACGCCGGGCAGCCCTGGAAGCCAGTCTGCTGGCTGCCCGACAGGACCGTCTGACGGGAATTGCCAACCGCCGGGCTTTCGATCACGATCTTGAGCTGCGGATGCAGGCAGGACAGCCTTTTACGTTCGCCTTGATGGATCTTGACGGGTTCAAGCAGGTGAACGACGTTGAGGGGCACGCACAGGGCGACCGCGTTCTCCAGGTGTTTGCCTTGGCTCTCCGTGACACGGTCAGCAGTTATGGGCAAGTCTACCGCTATGGTGGTGACGAGTTCGCCCTGCTTCTGGATCCTCTCACCGACGAGAGGGCACTGGAACATGTAGACAGCGCAGTACTTGCGGCGCGGCAGGTGACCACCCGGTTTGTGGGGGCCAGCGTCGGTATTGTGCAGATGGGAAACGAGGACAACCCGTACTGTCCGTCTGAGCTGCAACAGCGCGCTGATACCCGGATGTATGAAGTGAAAAGGCGCCGACAGGCTGCCCTGAACTGA
- a CDS encoding metal-sensitive transcriptional regulator yields the protein MPEDSRKRAARRLKIARGHLDSIVTMLEKDDAYCVDVLRQLKAVQGALSGAGEVVLRGHLEAHVATASTRGDSVEIVEELMEALKYT from the coding sequence ATGCCCGAAGATTCCCGTAAGCGTGCAGCGCGGCGGCTGAAAATCGCCCGCGGCCACCTCGACAGCATTGTAACCATGCTGGAAAAGGATGACGCCTACTGCGTGGACGTGCTGCGGCAGCTCAAGGCAGTGCAAGGCGCCCTGAGCGGAGCGGGCGAGGTTGTTCTTCGCGGCCACCTTGAGGCCCATGTTGCCACTGCCTCGACCCGGGGCGACAGTGTCGAAATAGTCGAAGAGCTGATGGAAGCGCTCAAGTACACCTGA
- a CDS encoding efflux RND transporter permease subunit, whose protein sequence is MTALATIFALVPLALGLSESAGIVGQPLAITVIGGLTSSTVLTLAVVPALYLVLQGRRQERIRERRTNPAS, encoded by the coding sequence ATGACTGCCCTGGCCACCATCTTTGCTCTGGTTCCTCTTGCCCTGGGGCTCTCCGAGAGCGCGGGCATTGTAGGACAGCCGCTGGCGATTACCGTTATTGGTGGGCTGACATCTTCCACCGTACTGACCCTGGCGGTCGTTCCAGCCCTCTATCTGGTGCTGCAGGGCAGACGGCAGGAACGAATTCGCGAGCGCCGCACGAATCCTGCGTCCTGA
- a CDS encoding glycerate kinase type-2 family protein, with amino-acid sequence MRRAASDRFRAALFAAFQAAVQAAHPSQAIRDVALPECSGRTVILSTGKAAISMAQEVRNRLGGPVSGVVIARQEELPATVQDLRVMAGTHPEPGEASVRAGKAAFQAVQNLRPEDLLLCLISGGASSLMCAPQGVTLQQKAQLTRALLHCGASIHEINAVRKHLSRIKGGQLAAAAFPARVVSLIVSDVVGDDLSVIASGPTAPDPSTYADALAVLDRYGLQAPEAREHLSQGRRGDWPETPTYGDPAFARVENRVIASGPVALGAGAAALHLSGWEARIWRDDVTGDARQAAAEHAREARLLKPGAAILSGGETTTVVRAGAGRGGRNLEFLLALALEDPDVYALAADTDGIDGSSSAAGAVVTPDTLERAAALGLDPRAALEGSDAHSFFEALGDLVQTGPTGTNVNDFRCILRPALEGS; translated from the coding sequence ATGAGGCGTGCTGCCTCCGACCGTTTCCGGGCCGCCCTGTTCGCTGCCTTTCAGGCGGCGGTGCAGGCTGCACATCCGTCACAGGCCATCCGGGATGTGGCGCTGCCAGAGTGCTCCGGGCGCACGGTCATCCTGAGCACCGGAAAAGCAGCAATCAGCATGGCGCAGGAAGTCCGCAACCGCTTAGGTGGACCGGTCAGTGGCGTGGTGATCGCCCGGCAGGAGGAACTTCCGGCCACGGTGCAGGACCTGAGGGTCATGGCCGGCACCCACCCTGAGCCGGGCGAGGCCAGCGTACGTGCTGGCAAAGCCGCATTTCAGGCAGTGCAGAACCTGCGCCCTGAGGACCTGCTGCTGTGCTTGATCTCCGGAGGAGCGTCCTCGCTGATGTGTGCCCCTCAGGGCGTCACGCTGCAGCAGAAGGCGCAGCTCACCCGCGCCCTGCTGCACTGCGGCGCCAGCATTCATGAGATCAACGCGGTTCGCAAGCACCTTTCGCGCATCAAGGGGGGCCAGCTTGCCGCCGCTGCCTTTCCCGCCCGGGTGGTGTCCCTGATCGTGTCCGACGTGGTGGGCGATGACCTGTCCGTGATCGCCAGCGGTCCAACCGCGCCGGACCCAAGCACCTACGCCGATGCCCTGGCTGTCCTGGACCGCTACGGGCTTCAGGCTCCCGAAGCCCGCGAGCACCTTTCACAAGGCCGCCGGGGCGACTGGCCGGAAACGCCCACATATGGCGACCCGGCGTTTGCACGCGTGGAAAACCGAGTGATTGCCAGTGGACCGGTGGCCTTGGGCGCTGGCGCTGCTGCATTGCACCTTTCCGGCTGGGAAGCGCGCATCTGGCGCGATGATGTCACCGGCGACGCACGCCAGGCTGCGGCCGAACATGCCCGTGAAGCCCGGCTTCTCAAGCCCGGCGCTGCGATACTGAGTGGTGGAGAGACCACGACAGTCGTGCGTGCCGGGGCCGGGCGTGGTGGACGGAACCTGGAATTCCTGTTGGCACTTGCCCTCGAAGACCCTGATGTGTACGCTCTGGCTGCCGACACTGACGGCATTGATGGCAGCAGCTCAGCAGCCGGCGCTGTGGTGACCCCGGATACACTCGAGCGAGCCGCAGCACTTGGACTCGACCCGCGCGCCGCCTTGGAAGGCAGTGATGCACACTCGTTTTTTGAGGCCCTCGGCGATTTGGTTCAGACTGGACCGACAGGAACCAATGTCAACGATTTCCGGTGCATCCTTCGCCCGGCCCTGGAGGGCAGCTGA
- a CDS encoding IS5-like element ISDds9 family transposase (programmed frameshift), with protein sequence MMRLTDQQWTVLAPLLPRPVKRTRRGRTRQPDREVLEGILWILRTGAQWDALPKGEYPSKTTCHDRFQEWNEQNVFPTVLSALYELGEEEHLLDLREAFIDGTFSPAKKGARTSGQPKKGKGTKVMIMVDASGVPLAVHTSSASPAEVTLVHDTLEASFGMDFPKRLIGDKAYDSDGLDVELETLGIEMIAPNRRNRKKTQDGRPLRRYRRRWKVERTIAWLQSFRRVRTRDEVKAQNFLGMVQLACIVILLRLVTSPPVP encoded by the exons ATGATGCGGCTGACTGATCAGCAATGGACCGTTCTGGCGCCACTTCTTCCAAGGCCCGTCAAGCGCACCAGGCGAGGTCGTACTCGTCAACCTGACCGTGAGGTTCTGGAGGGGATTCTCTGGATCCTTCGTACGGGAGCGCAGTGGGACGCACTTCCCAAGGGCGAGTATCCGTCCAAAACCACCTGCCATGATCGTTTCCAGGAGTGGAACGAGCAGAACGTCTTCCCGACCGTCCTGTCCGCGTTGTACGAGTTAGGCGAGGAGGAGCACCTCCTGGACCTCCGGGAAGCCTTCATCGATGGGACCTTTAGCCCTGCCAAAAAAGGGGCGCGGACGTCGGGCCAAC CAAAAAAGGGCAAAGGCACCAAGGTGATGATCATGGTGGATGCGAGCGGCGTGCCGCTCGCCGTTCACACCAGCAGCGCCAGTCCAGCTGAGGTGACGCTCGTCCACGACACCCTGGAGGCTTCGTTCGGGATGGACTTTCCGAAGCGATTGATTGGGGATAAGGCGTACGACAGTGATGGCCTCGACGTAGAACTGGAGACACTTGGCATAGAGATGATCGCGCCCAATCGCAGGAATCGAAAGAAGACTCAGGATGGACGTCCTCTGCGCCGCTACCGACGACGGTGGAAGGTGGAGCGGACGATTGCGTGGTTACAGAGCTTTCGTCGGGTGCGGACGCGGGATGAGGTCAAGGCGCAGAACTTCCTTGGGATGGTTCAGCTGGCCTGCATCGTCATTCTGCTCCGCCTGGTCACAAGTCCACCTGTACCCTGA